GCAAATTCCTTCACCGTCAAGCTATTGTGCAATAAATTGGCTCCATGGCTTTCCTCTAAATTCTTTCTCAACCTTTGGATGGCTTTACTCAGGCGATTTTCTTGAATTGGCTTTAATAAATAATCGATTGCATTGATTTCAAAAGCATCTACAGCGTATTGAGAATACGCTGTAATAAATACGATTTCTAAAGAGCCTACTTCCTTTATAAAAACATTGGCCAGCTCCAATCCATTGATTCCCCCACCCATCTCAATATCTAAAAATACGGCATCGGGCTGTACAATTTTAACTTCCTTTAAAGCCTCTAAGGGATCTGTATAGCTACCAACAATCTCTATATCTTCATAGAAAGCAACCTTATGTTTCAATACCTCCAATGCAATAGGTTCATCGTCAACTAAAATAGCCCTCACCATGCATCACCTCCGGAATCGTAATCTCTACTTTTGTACCTGCGCCAGGCTTGCTATCCAATACCAATGTTGCACCCTTTAATCTCTTTATTTTTTCCATTACATTGCTCAGCCCAATCCTTTGACTATTTCCACCCAGCAGTTCCTTCTGCTTCTCCAATGTCATACCGATTCCATTATCTTCAATCCCTATGCGGATAAAGCCTTTTTCTTCTCTCTTTGCAGTAATTCGGATGGTCACCGTATCGTTTTTGGCTGAAATACTATGGTGCACAGAATTTTCTACGATGGGTTGTAATGTCAGAGGTGGAATCATGGCCTTTAGATCTTCCTCCAAATCAAATTCTAAGATCAATCTTTCGTCAAATCGCATCTTCTCTATTTGAAGATATGCAGTGATCAGCTCCAACTCCGATTTTAAGCTGATGAGTCCATTTTTTCTATGGACATCTAGCTTACCTCTAAAATAGATGGATAGGTTATTTAAAGCATCTCGTACCTTTTCTGAGTCCATATAGCTGAGGCCAATAATCGTATTGATGGTGTTGTAGAGAAAGTGTGGCGATATCTGCGAAAAAAAATATTGAAATTCTTTTTCTAAATCTTCTTCAACAGATTTTTTCATTAGCAGCAAGGACTGAATCCTGGACTTCAGCTCCTCAGAATCCATGGGCTTTCTCTGAAAATCATTGGCACCATAATCAAATGCATTCATTAGATCCGCCGCTCTTCCCGATGCAGTTAAAATTAAAATAGGAAGTTCCCCCATGGAATACTTCTGACGAATGATACTACAGACCCGATCTCCCGACATATCTGGCAGCATTAAATCTAATATGATCAAATCGACCTTTTCCCTCTCCAAGATCTCCAAGGTCTCTTTTCCACTGTCTGCCACCATTCCATTGAACCCTAGCTGCCTTACAATATCCAGCAGGATTCTTTGGTTCAGAAATTCATCATCTACAATTAAGATCATTGGCTTTCCTAGATTGTTTTTCTTTTCCTGCAGCAGCTTCGGTGGGGAATCTGCAAATCGTTCTGCTTGTACCCTCGCTTCTTCAGCGGCAGCAATTTCACTTTGGTTTTCTACCGCATCATCATCAATTGGTAACGTAAACCTGAAGCAAGAGCCTTTTCCATAGACGGATTCTACCTCGATTGTCCCACCCTGACTCTCCACCAAATGCTTTACAATGGATAACCCCAATCCCAGCCCCTGTTCCGCCTGTCCTTCTCCATTTCTTTGGTAGAAGATTTCAAAGACTTCCTTTAAGGATTCTTTCTCTATACCAATGCCAGTATCCGACACTGTAATTTCAATTTGTTCAGCAGCTGCAGATGCAGAAACGACGATTTCACCATCCTTGGTGTATTTGATGGCATTGTGAACCAGGTTGTAAATAATCTGACGAAACTTATCCGAGTCTGCTCTCATTGCTGGAAATGTGCTTGGAATCTTATTTTTCAATAGAATGGAACTATTTTCTGGGATTAGAATTTTCATTTCCTTTAAAATATCTTCTACGATCTTATAGGGTTCCACGGACTGCAACCGCAACCTGATTTCACCTTTTTTTATTTGAGAAGCATCTAATAAATCCTCTACTAAACGGGTCAAGCGTTGACCTTCTCGATGAATAAAAAATAACTCCTCTTGTTGCCTGGCATTCAATGTCCCCTTTTTTCCCTCCAGCAAGTTTTTTGCTAGATTCAATATCACGTGTAGAGGTGTTCTTAATTCATGAGATGCCTTTGCTAAAAACTCATCTTTTAGTCGATCGTACCGAATCTGCTTTTCTGAAAGAGCAATGACATTTTGGTAATCCAACTGAAGACGGTGGCTCATTAGCGAGGCGATGCTCAGCATCAGTAGTAAAATCAACAGAACGGCGATGTTTCCCAAGTCGACCTCAAATATGATCTTCAATACCATGATGAACCAATAGGAACACATTGTAGTTATAATGGTCAATATATATTCTGAAGAATCTGATTTATTATATATTTCCTTTAATAAAATATAAAAAATATGACTGTATCTTACCATTAAAACACCTAAAAAAATAACATGTAAAAATCTCTTATAAATAAATATAGGGTCATTGGGATTATAACGTAAAATTGCTAAAGCAATAAAAATTATAATAGGAATCTGATGTATCAACTTATTCCTACTGGTATTTTTAAAGAAATAATGGGTAAATTTCGTAAGACAAGCCGTTACCATGATCATGGATGTAACTTGAATTGCAATTCTAGTTTCATAATTATAGTTGTATACCAGATCCAAAACCTGCTCGTTCATAATCGATAAATACATTGCCATAAAGAAACTCATTCCACTGAAATATGCTAAATACGGCTCTTTTTTCCGCTGGGAGTATATAATAAGAAAATGTACACACAAAGTTAAGCAAACTGCAATCATTAATACATCCAATGCACGATCCTTATTGTTGACCTTCATAATGGATTCAAACGTTCCAAATTCAATAGATTTAATGATTCCCCCTACTTTGTAATCATAGTTTGAAACATGAAGGATTAGTTCAATTTCTCTATTTAAGCTATTTCCTGCCCCTACTCTGTATTTGCTATCTCTCTCAAAGTCCTCTCTGTTGATAGAGGAGTTTCCCATGCGAATCGTCGCCTGCCCATTTAAATAAACACGGCTGGCCATCCGTATGGTTCTCGTCTTGATGGCATATACTCTGTCCTCCGGAACCTTGATAACCAGTCGATAGGTCCCTGCACCATCAGCAGATCCGTCTTCATTGAGATAGGTATTCCATGGACCGGGAATCTGTACATATTTTTTAATCTGCTCATATTCTCTAAGATCCTTATTCTGTATTCCACTGGGCTCAAGGAAAACCCCCGGGTAAAATTCCCATTCTCCATCTAATTTAATATTTTTTTTCAGTCCCCACTCCTGAAGGTCCATTCTTCCTTTCTCCGCCTTGGAAGAATCTTCTTCTTTCCAAAGGTTAATCTTTATCAGATAGAGACCTACGATGAAAATGATGAACAATGAAATTATGATAGAT
Above is a genomic segment from Alkaliphilus oremlandii OhILAs containing:
- a CDS encoding ATP-binding protein — translated: MSERKKLETKYRISIIISLFIIFIVGLYLIKINLWKEEDSSKAEKGRMDLQEWGLKKNIKLDGEWEFYPGVFLEPSGIQNKDLREYEQIKKYVQIPGPWNTYLNEDGSADGAGTYRLVIKVPEDRVYAIKTRTIRMASRVYLNGQATIRMGNSSINREDFERDSKYRVGAGNSLNREIELILHVSNYDYKVGGIIKSIEFGTFESIMKVNNKDRALDVLMIAVCLTLCVHFLIIYSQRKKEPYLAYFSGMSFFMAMYLSIMNEQVLDLVYNYNYETRIAIQVTSMIMVTACLTKFTHYFFKNTSRNKLIHQIPIIIFIALAILRYNPNDPIFIYKRFLHVIFLGVLMVRYSHIFYILLKEIYNKSDSSEYILTIITTMCSYWFIMVLKIIFEVDLGNIAVLLILLLMLSIASLMSHRLQLDYQNVIALSEKQIRYDRLKDEFLAKASHELRTPLHVILNLAKNLLEGKKGTLNARQQEELFFIHREGQRLTRLVEDLLDASQIKKGEIRLRLQSVEPYKIVEDILKEMKILIPENSSILLKNKIPSTFPAMRADSDKFRQIIYNLVHNAIKYTKDGEIVVSASAAAEQIEITVSDTGIGIEKESLKEVFEIFYQRNGEGQAEQGLGLGLSIVKHLVESQGGTIEVESVYGKGSCFRFTLPIDDDAVENQSEIAAAEEARVQAERFADSPPKLLQEKKNNLGKPMILIVDDEFLNQRILLDIVRQLGFNGMVADSGKETLEILEREKVDLIILDLMLPDMSGDRVCSIIRQKYSMGELPILILTASGRAADLMNAFDYGANDFQRKPMDSEELKSRIQSLLLMKKSVEEDLEKEFQYFFSQISPHFLYNTINTIIGLSYMDSEKVRDALNNLSIYFRGKLDVHRKNGLISLKSELELITAYLQIEKMRFDERLILEFDLEEDLKAMIPPLTLQPIVENSVHHSISAKNDTVTIRITAKREEKGFIRIGIEDNGIGMTLEKQKELLGGNSQRIGLSNVMEKIKRLKGATLVLDSKPGAGTKVEITIPEVMHGEGYFS